A window of the Pungitius pungitius chromosome 3, fPunPun2.1, whole genome shotgun sequence genome harbors these coding sequences:
- the gosr1 gene encoding Golgi SNAP receptor complex member 1 isoform X1 — MAGIGGSNYWEDLRKQARQLENELDLKLVSFSKLCTSYSSSRDGRRGDTSDTTPLLNNSTQDRMFDTMSVEIEQLLTKLTLVNDKMAEYTNTPGAASLNAALMHTLQRHRDILQDYTHEFHKTKGNFLAIREREDLLGSVRKDIESYKSGSGVNNRRTEMFLKEHEHLRNSDRLMDDTISIAMATKENMTSQRGFLKSIQSRVNTLANRFPTINNLIQRINLRKRRDSLILGTVIGVCTILLLLYAFH; from the exons ATGGCAGGAATAGGAGGCAGCAACTACTGGGAAG ATCTGCGAAAGCAGGCCAGACAGTTGGAAAATGAACTCGACCTGAAGTTGGTCTCCTTCAGTAAACTGTGCACCAGCTACAGCAGCTCGAGGGATGGACGCCGAGGAGACAC GTCAGACACGACACCACTGCTAAACAACTCTACCCAAGACAGGATGTTTGACACCATGTCAGTGGAGATTGAACAGCTGCTGACCAAA CTGACTTTAGTGAATGACAAGATGGCAGAGTACACCAATACCCCGGGCGCAGCGTCTCTCAACGCTGCACTCATGCACACGCTCCAGAGGCACAGAGACATCTTACAG GATTACACGCATGAATTCCACAAAACCAAAGGCAACTTCCTGGCCATCCGGGAAAGGGAAGACCTGCTCGGTTCTGTCAGGAAAGACATTGA GTCCTACAAGAGTGGCTCTGGAGTCAACAACAGAAGAACGGAGATGTTTCTGAAGGAGCATGAGCATCTGCGAAA TTCGGACAGACTGATGGACGACACGATAAG TATCGCTATGGCAACCAAGGAGAACATGACCTCCCAACGGGGCTTCTTGAAATCCATACAGAGCAGGGTCAACACATTGGCCA ACCGTTTCCCAACCATCAACAATCTCATCCAACGGATCAACTTGCGGAAGAGAAGGGACTCCCTCATCCTCGGCACGGTGATCGGCGTCTGCACCATTCTCCTCCTGCTCTACGCGTTCCACTGA
- the LOC119194171 gene encoding uncharacterized protein C22orf31-like: MRPYGLRRSIRCPKKYGETIKERNYTLAPSYDLDLLCEPSEADPQKPLDDRYIRNVAVLPDFKPPHSDGGLAAKEKPPSSSSVSQPEPLVIHGFTVPEYQRTYHSVVDPLLLTPCGKLAAYSLELGRNIKEHLFEELAYPTLQISEQPNGKMELRERFCVLRPTPFIAIECNGTPKSFSPTNFL, encoded by the coding sequence ATGCGTCCGTATGGCCTAAGGCGGAGTATTCGATGTCCAAAGAAATATGGGGAGACTATTAAAGAGAGGAACTACACGTTGGCCCCAAGTTATGATCTGGACCTCCTGTGTGAGCCGAGTGAAGCAGACCCCCAGAAGCCCCTGGATGACCGGTACATAAGGAATGTTGCCGTTCTTCCGGATTTCAAACCGCCCCACAGCGACGGGGGCCTCGCTGCTAAAGAAAAGCCCCCGAGCAGCTCGTCAGTCAGCCAGCCGGAACCGCTGGTGATTCACGGCTTCACGGTGCCAGAGTACCAGCGGACGTATCATTCGGTGGTGGACCCCCTGCTCTTAACGCCTTGCGGGAAGCTTGCGGCCTACAGCCTGGAGCTGGGCAGGAACATTAAAGAGCATCTGTTTGAAGAGCTGGCCTACCCTACGCTGCAGATTTCAGAGCAGCCAAATGGAAAGATGGAGCTGAGGGAGAGATTTTGTGTTCTCCGCCCGACACCTTTCATAGCTATAGAATGTAATGGGACACCAAAGTCATTTTCTCCCACAAACTTTCTATAA
- the cryba1a gene encoding crystallin, beta A1a, giving the protein MALNNPIPMGPWKITVYDQENFQGKRLEFTSACQNIMECGVDNIRSLKLECGAWAGYEHSSFCGQQFVLERGEYPHWESWSGSNAYHIERMMSFRPICCASHKESKMVLFEKENFMGRQWEINDDYPSLQAMGWGNNEIGSMQVQSGSWVCYQFPGYRGYQYIMECDRHGGEYKHYREWGSHAQSFQVQSLRRIQQ; this is encoded by the exons ATGGCTCTGAATAATCCCATCCCAATGGGACCATGGAAG ATCACGGTTTATGACCAGGAGAACTTCCAAGGGAAGCGTCTGGAGTTTACCTCAGCCTGCCAGAACATCATGGAGTGTGGCGTTGACAACATCCGCTCCCTGAAGTTGGAGTGTGGAGC CTGGGCAGGATATGAGCACTCCAGCTTCTGTGGACAGCAGTTTGTGTTGGAGAGAGGAGAGTATCCTCACTGGGAGTCATGGAGCGGCAGCAACGCCTACCACATTGAGAGGATGATGTCCTTCCGCCCCATCTGCTGTGCT AGCCACAAGGAGTCCAAGATGGTGTTGTTTGAGAAGGAGAACTTCATGGGACGCCAGTGGGAGATAAACGATGACTACCCCTCTCTGCAGGCGATGGGCTGGGGCAACAACGAGATTGGATCCATGCAAGTTCAGAGTGGATC ctgggtGTGCTACCAGTTTCCAGGTTACCGGGGTTACCAGTACATCATGGAGTGTGATCGTCATGGCGGCGAGTACAAACATTACAGAGAGTGGGGCTCCCATGCTCAGTCCTTCCAGGTGCAGTCGCTGCGTCGAATCCAGCAATGA
- the cpda gene encoding carboxypeptidase D, giving the protein MVHIAELPSSLFAFLLLLGACLGDARNPRTPSVPPSTEETVETYTNYYGYVKLTGLLQSLAQKYPHIANLSSVGQSVEGRELWVMRITEDPHGDAPGKPKFKYVGNMHGDETVSRQVLVYLVEYLLTKYGEEPRITELVDTTDIYIMPSMNPDGFEKSVEGDCGGNGGGRNNARNEDLNRSFPDQYDGTTVNADNVPEVAAVIKWIQEKKFVLSGNLHGGTVVASYPFDDSALHKQQGFYSKAEDDKLFRYLAMVYSQNHPTMKTGMPNCPDSQDETFNNGIINGAEWYDVPGGMQDYNYLHGNCLEITMELSCCKYPPASELHKEWDLNRESLLAYIEQVHIGVYGYVKNAVDGAALFNVSIVVASIRHNLTTGKYGEYYRLLLPGTYNITAAAQGYTPMTVPSVVVVEGKATELNFTLAPVVNEGVAATTHAMPAPNGQNLPSTTTSRPVLPPELQPVQPQDFRHHGYSDMEVFLRDYSRKFSSIAHLYSIGRSVENRELYVMAISGNPKVHEHGEPEFKYIANMHGNEVVGRELLLNLIEYLCHNYGTDPEVTKLVNNTRIHIMPSMNPDGYEEATEGDIKGYRGRNNSNNSDLNRNFPDQYFTSNETRQPETIAVMNWVKSIPFVLSANLHGGSLVVNYPYDDDKEGLSQYSRSPDDDVFQQVSRAYSQENPLMHNGHPCKDLYPNEYFEDGITNGANWYNVPGGMQDWNYLNTNCFEVTIELGCEKYPWSKDLPKYWEQNRRALLQFIRQVHSGVKGTVSDIRDGTGIPNATISVKDIHHNITTAGTGDYWRLLVPATYYITASAHGYIPLGTYATVSKDHVELVDFNLTRVRSDANGQSPVGPQPTQTPSEKAFQSLIKNLSLSQGLEKLVTSTAMESRFRYRGYKDLSGFMQGLTLNFPKITSLHSLGQSVEFRTIWGLEISNKPGEAEPSEPKIRFVAGIHGNAPVGTELLLEFAALLCINYGKNPAITRLINETRIVIVPSINPDGRERAVEKQCNSLQGSTNIHGRDLDTDFFGNASQHVVEPQPETRAMMNLILDQGYTLSVALDGGSLVATYPYDKPVQSVENEVTLKYLAGVYAKNHPKIHLGNTGCSNNGQMGNIPGGVMRAAERQSHMGSMKDFSMDFGHCPEITVYSGCCLFPAAEQLPTLWAENKKALLSMLVEVHKGVRGVVRDKSGKPIVGAILVLNEGVRVFTGEGGYFHALLAPGNHNIEAVADGYQQQRKQVVVFSNEAASFIIIEFDMDNRILGLPREFVVAGAAASMTALVVTACIIWCVCAAKSSRQKDGFHRLRQHREDYDDEIRLTSMGSKKSLLAHEFQDESESDEDTLYANKI; this is encoded by the exons ATGGTGCACATTGCGGAGCTCCCGTCGTCACTTTTcgcctttcttctcctccttggtGCCTGCCTTGGTGACGCCAGGAACCCGCGGACACCCAGCGTCCCCCCCTCGACGGAGGAAACGGTGGAAACCTACACAAATTACTATGGTTACGTAAAACTGACCGGGCTGTTGCAGTCCTTAGCCCAGAAATACCCCCACATAGCTAACCTGTCGAGCGTGGGTCAGTCCGTGGAGGGCAGGGAGCTGTGGGTGATGCGGATCACCGAGGACCCCCACGGGGACGCACCGGGGAAACCCAAATTCAAGTACGTCGGCAACATGCACGGGGACGAGACCGTGTCCAGGCAGGTGTTGGTGTACCTCGTGGAGTACCTGCTGACGAAATACGGAGAGGAACCGCGTATCACCGAGCTGGTGGACACCACGGACATTTACATCATGCCCAGCATGAACCCGGACGGCTTCGAGAAGTCCGTGGAGGGCGACTGCGGGGGCAACGGCGGGGGTCGGAATAACGCCCGAAACGAGGACCTCAACAGGAGCTTCCCGGACCAGTACGACGGGACAACCGTCAACGCAGACAACGTCCCCGAGGTAGCGGCCGTGATCAAGTGGATCCAGGAGAAGAA GTTTGTGCTGTCTGGGAACCTGCACGGCGGCACCGTGGTGGCCAGTTACCCCTTTGATGACTCTGCCTTGCACAAGCAGCAGGGCTTCTACAGCAAGGCGGAGGACGACAAGCTGTTTCGATACTTGGCCATGGTGTATTCCCAGAACCACCCCACTATGAAGACCGGCATGCCCAACTGCCCCGATTCCCAGGACGAAACTTTCAACAACGGCATCATCAATGGGGCTGAGTGGTATGACGTTCCTG GTGGGATGCAGGACTACAACTACCTGCATGGTAACTGTCTGGAAATCACAATGGAGTTGAGCTGCTGCAAATATCCCCCTGCTTCTGAGCTCCATAAGGAATGGGATCTGAACAGGGAATCCCTTCTGGCCTACATAGAACAG GTCCATATAGGTGTCTATGGTTATGTGAAAAACGCTGTCGATGGCGCCGCCCTCTTCAATGTCAGCATTGTGGTAGCAAGCATTCGTCACAACCTGACCACAGGAAAATATGGGGAGTACTACCGCCTTCTGCTCCCAGGAACATACAACATTACAGCTGCGGCCCAAGG GTACACACCGATGACAGTCCCCAGTGTTGTGGTCGTGGAGGGCAAAGCCACAGAACTTAACTTTACCTTGGCACCTGTGGTGAATGAGGGCGTCGCTGCGACTACACACGCCATGCCGGCCCCCAATGGTCAAAACCTCCcttccaccaccaccagccgcCCTGTACTTCCACCCGAACTTCAGCCCGTTCAGCCTCAGGATTTCCGTCACCACGGCTACTCGGACATGGAGGTGTTCTTGCGCGACTACAGCAGAAAGTTCTCCTCCATTGCCCATCTTTACAGCATCGGCCGCTCCGTGGAGAACCGGGAGCTCTATGTGATGGCTATCTCGGGCAACCCCAAGGTCCATGAGCATG GTGAGCCAGAGTTTAAGTATATTGCCAACATGCACGGTAATGAAGTGGTGGGCCGAGAGCTATTGCTCAACCTCATTGAGTACCTGTGCCATAACTACGGTACTGACCCGGAGGTCACTAAGTTGGTCAACAACACCCGCATCCACATCATGCCTTCCATGAACCCCGACGGATATGAGGAAGCCACTGAAG GTGATATCAAGGGTTACAGAGGacgcaacaacagcaacaattcGGACTTGAACCGCAACTTCCCTGATCAGTATTTTACCAGCAATGAGACCCGGCAGCCAGAAACTATAGCTGTGATGAACTGGGTGAAGAGCATCCCCTTCGTCCTGTCAGCCAACCTTCATGGAG GCTCCTTGGTTGTCAACTACCCCTACGATGATGACAAAGAGGGGCTATCGCAGTACAGCCGGTCGCCTGATGATGATGTCTTTCAGCAGGTGTCTAGAGCCTACTCACAG GAGAATCCTCTGATGCACAATGGACACCCTTGTAAGGACTTGTACCCAAATGAATATTTTGAGGATGGCATCACCAATGGGGCCAATTGGTACAATGTTCCAG GTGGCATGCAGGACTGGAACTACTTAAACACCAACTGCTTTGAGGTGACCATCGAGCTGGGCTGTGAGAAGTACCCCTGGAGCAAAGACTTACCAAAATACTGGGAACAAAACCGGCGGGCCTTGCTTCAGTTCATTCGTCAG GTACACAGTGGAGTAAAAGGCACTGTCTCTGACATTAGGGATGGGACAGGAATTCCCAATGCCACCATTAGTGTGAAGGATATTCACCACAATATCACCACAGCTGGCACTGGAGACTACTGGAGGCTGCTGGTCCCTGCGACTTACTATATCACTGCCTCCGCCCATGG TTATATTCCTTTGGGGACCTACGCCACAGTCTCCAAGGATCACGTGGAGTTGGTGGATTTCAACCTGACACGTGTCCGCTCGGATGCTAATGGCCAGTCTCCCGTGGGGCCCCAACCCACCCAGACCCCATCTGAGAAGGCATTCCAGAGCTTGATCAAGAACCTCTCTCTAAGCCAGGGTTTGGAGAAGTTGGTCACGAGCACGGCCATGGAGAGCAGGTTCCGCTACAGGGGCTACAAAGACCTCTCTGGCTTCATGCAAGGCCTCACACTTAACTTTCCTAAAATTACGTCTTTGCACAG TTTAGGGCAAAGTGTAGAGTTCCGAACCATTTGGGGTTTGGAAATCTCCAACAAACCAGGGGAAGCTGAACCTTCTGAGCCCAAGATCCGCTTTGTAGCTGGGATCCATGGCAACGCCCCTGTGGgcacagagctgctgctggagtttGCTGCCCTCTTGTGCATCAACTATGGAAAAAACCCAGCCATAACCAGG CTGATCAATGAGACCCGGATTGTCATCGTGCCTTCCATCAACCCAGATGGACGAGAACGGGCTGTTGAGAAGCAGTGCAACTCCCTCCAGGGCTCGACCAATATTCACGGCAGAGATCTAGACACAGATTTCTTTG GCAATGCATCACAGCATGTGGTGGAGCCCCAGCCAGAGACCAGAGCCATGATGAACCTGATTCTAGACCAGGGCTACACCCTGTCTGTTGCCCTTGATGGAGGCTCCCTCGTTGCTACCTACCCTTACGACAAGCCCGTCCAGTCTG ttGAAAATGAGGTCACGTTGAAGTACTTGGCAGGTGTTTATGCCAAGAACCACCCTAAGATACACCTCGGGAACACTGGATGTTCAAATAATGGGCAAA TGGGAAACATCCCAGGTGGAGTTATGAGGGCAGCAGAGAGACAAAGTCACATGGGGAGCATGAAG GACTTCTCCATGGACTTTGGTCACTGTCCAGAGATTACTGTGTATAGtggctgctgtttgtttcctgctGCTGAGCAGCTGCCCACACTCTGGGCTGAGAACAAGAAAGCTCTCCTAAGCATGTTGGTGGAG GTCCATAAAGGAGTGCGTGGCGTGGTGCGCGACAAGAGTGGGAAGCCGATTGTTGGGGCAATCCTTGTACTGAATGAGGGAGTGAGAGTTTTTACTGGAGAGGGTGGCTACTTCCATGCGCTGCTGGCTCCCGGCAACCACAACATTGAAGCCGTTGCTGATGGCTACCAGCAACAACGTAAACAG GTGGTGGTTTTTTCCAATGAAGCTGCTAGCTTCATCATCATTGAGTTCGACATGGACAACCGCATCCTTGGCCTGCCAAGAGAGTTTGTGGTGGCCGGTGCGG CCGCCTCCATGACAGCGCTGGTGGTGACGGCGTGCATCATCTGGTGCGTGTGTGCAGCCAAATCCAGTCGTCAAAAAGATGGCTTCCACCGCCTGCGGCAACACCGAGAGGACTACGACGATGAGATCCGGCTCACCTCCATGGGTTCCAAGAAGTCGCTGCTGGCCCACGAGTTTCAGGACGAGAGTGAAAGCGACGAGGACACGCTGTATGCCAACAAAATCTGA
- the gosr1 gene encoding Golgi SNAP receptor complex member 1 isoform X2: MFDTMSVEIEQLLTKLTLVNDKMAEYTNTPGAASLNAALMHTLQRHRDILQDYTHEFHKTKGNFLAIREREDLLGSVRKDIESYKSGSGVNNRRTEMFLKEHEHLRNSDRLMDDTISIAMATKENMTSQRGFLKSIQSRVNTLANRFPTINNLIQRINLRKRRDSLILGTVIGVCTILLLLYAFH; encoded by the exons ATGTTTGACACCATGTCAGTGGAGATTGAACAGCTGCTGACCAAA CTGACTTTAGTGAATGACAAGATGGCAGAGTACACCAATACCCCGGGCGCAGCGTCTCTCAACGCTGCACTCATGCACACGCTCCAGAGGCACAGAGACATCTTACAG GATTACACGCATGAATTCCACAAAACCAAAGGCAACTTCCTGGCCATCCGGGAAAGGGAAGACCTGCTCGGTTCTGTCAGGAAAGACATTGA GTCCTACAAGAGTGGCTCTGGAGTCAACAACAGAAGAACGGAGATGTTTCTGAAGGAGCATGAGCATCTGCGAAA TTCGGACAGACTGATGGACGACACGATAAG TATCGCTATGGCAACCAAGGAGAACATGACCTCCCAACGGGGCTTCTTGAAATCCATACAGAGCAGGGTCAACACATTGGCCA ACCGTTTCCCAACCATCAACAATCTCATCCAACGGATCAACTTGCGGAAGAGAAGGGACTCCCTCATCCTCGGCACGGTGATCGGCGTCTGCACCATTCTCCTCCTGCTCTACGCGTTCCACTGA